CGTCAGAGGCGACGATTGCCTCGGGCGCAGCGTCCCGCGCAGTTAGCGAGGGCGACGCCACCGCGCTTTCCTATCTCGTCGGTGTGACCGAACGCGAACTCGACGGCTCGTCGCTCCGACTGCCGCTCCAACTGAACGCGGCGATGGACAACAATGACGCGACGGCCTTCATCGGCGGCGCCGGAAACCCGAACACCGGGAAGACGAACCTCGTCGCGCTGCTGGCCGAACTCCGACGGGCGACCGTCGACGATCTCCTGGTGGTCTCGAACTCGCGCAGTTGGCCCGGCACGGACGAACTCGTCACCAGCGCCCACGATCTCGCCGTGACCTGTCTCAAACACCGGGAGCGACCGAAGTTCGTTTTCATCGACGAAGGCTCGACGCACTTCGACGCGCGAACTCATAGCCGAGAGGTGGCCGTCCAGTTCACCCCGCTGGCGAAGCGGTTCGCCAAGATCGGCGTCGACGTGTTCGCCACGGTCGGCCACACCGGAAAAGACCTGCATCCTGAGGTGAAGCGTCTGCTCACGCTTGCGTTCTTCAAGACCGCAAAGAAGAGCGCCAACTTCTACGGAAACTGGCCTGCTGATGCTGATATGCCGACTGATCGGTTATTCGGTGGGACTGTCGAGGAACTCGAACCCGCGCTCAAAGAGCCTGATCCCGACGACGCGGCGCCGTGGGCGTGGAATCTCGAAGCCGAACTATTCGCTCGGGATCTTGACTGGCCCGAACTGTTTGACCGACTACGAACCCGTGGCCCCGCCGACTAATCAACCACCGACCGACTCAAATTGCCAATGAGTCGACCCGTCTACATCCATTTTACCAGGTGTGAGGGCGATAGCCTGTCATTTTTGTACTAATAATTACCATTAATCATGCTCTAATTCTCAATTACAATAATTCGGCCACCGAATTTATCATCTCGCCCAAGGGAAGGGTAGGTAGCGCCGAATAAGAACGCGTAGCGGCCCCCCCGGACGCGACATGCCAGACCCGGCCGCGGCCGTTCTGGTCTTTCGGCGGAGAAACCATGCAACTGAAAGAACTATTCACCGACGAATCGGCAGTCAGCCCGGTCATCGGCGTGATTTTGATGGTCGCGATTACCGTCATTCTCGCCGCTGTGATCGGCACCTTCGTGCTTGGCCTGGGCGACCAGGTCAGCGAGAGCGCACCACAAGCCAGTTTCAGCTTCGATTTCAATGATAGCGACGGGGTGGATATCACTCATGAGGGTGGTGAGACGCTAGAGAAAGGCAATCTGAACGTCTCCAACTCATCCGCATCGGTCGCGATGAACTTCCCAGAAGACACGGTAACTGCTGGGGATACCGCCCAACACACAAATATCGCACCATCCGGTGAAACGGTCCGTGTCATTTGGATCAATCCGGCTGGTGGCGGCACCAACACTATCGCTCGCGCGACGGCACCGTAATAACGTCTCGCGATCATATTTTATTCGATGCGTAGAACCACCAACCGATGAGTAGCTGGCCGCTCACCGAACAGTCCCTCGCGCGAACATACCAGTCCTCTTACGACGACGCCTACGAGTCCATCCTTGACTACCGACGCGTCCAGTCGTACCGACAGACACACCCGGATGCCAGCAACTACCACGTTTCGAAGGCGCTCGAACTCCCGCGCGGTCGGGTCCGCGCCTGGATGGATGGTGCGAAGCCCGACGCCCTCTCGGCCGTCAAGCGCGCGGAGGAGTTGGACTGGTTCGACGCTGACGCCACCGATCCGTCAGATCCACTTCTCGGTGCGTTCGTTAGGTTGCTCGCTGGGATTTACGCCGGCGGGTCGATCCGAACCTCAGGATGGACACCGCACTGGACGAGTGATGGTCCCATCGACGAAATCAGGCGGTCGCTTCGAACCCTGGGTATAGAGTACCGTCGTATCCACATCC
This window of the Haloplanus rubicundus genome carries:
- a CDS encoding type IV pilin; its protein translation is MQLKELFTDESAVSPVIGVILMVAITVILAAVIGTFVLGLGDQVSESAPQASFSFDFNDSDGVDITHEGGETLEKGNLNVSNSSASVAMNFPEDTVTAGDTAQHTNIAPSGETVRVIWINPAGGGTNTIARATAP